The genomic segment CTACAATGTGTTCCTCTCCCTGGCTTTCCATCATCTCGACTTCCTGCACCACCACATCCCCGTCTCTCATCTTTTTAACCAAGAAGGTAAACGGTGGGATCCTGTAGACGGTCGTCCGACACCTTGCTGTCTTTTGATGATTTGGTGAGAAGGACTTCCTCAGCCTTGATCTGGAGTCTTTCATCTTCTCCTTCCGTTCCTGTGTTACTATCTTGTTGCCGatcttattcatttttttttcaagTGTGTGCCTGGTCTTTTCCAGATTTTCCCTTGTCGCTACCCTGGTCTTCTCCACGCTCTCCCTTGTTCTCAGCCGGGTCTTCTGCAGATTATCCCTTGTCTTTTGCTTAGCCTTTTCCATTGATTCCTTGGAGAATGCTTTCTTGAAATCTTCCATTCGCTTCATGCTAGTCTTCTTGACACGGACGGCTGTTGTTTCCTCTTCAATTACTTCAAGTTCAACCTCTTCATCAGAGGAGAGTGAGATGTTATCACCTTCAGGCTTCTCCTCGTTGGTCACAAGCTCTTTTCCTGCTTCACTTTCTTCGGGAGCCTTCAGGCTTTCTTTCACAGACTTCCCGAGGCTCAATTTCACGGGCATTGGTGTTTCATCCTGGAAAATACAAAAGCACTATTACAGCCATGGTTTGACTCTTTGACAAAATCATTATAAACATGTTCGGACATTATGTTTGATCATATATTATTCAAATTAGCTCACTACTTTTCACTGGAAGGAGTATCGTACCACCCAGGAACTAATGTTCCAATAAATTTGGCCGATATTATCTTGTATTCTACCGCTCCAGCATGGAGACTATTTTTTTCAACCATGTTGAAGACAATGAGAAAGGGCTGAAAGGATATGTGCCCATTTTCTTTATAGATTTAGAAAAGCAATTTATCCCATGGCAGTTGTGTGTGAATGAAGAAtttaatagaaaatagacaatagacaataggtgcaggagtaggccattcggccgttcgagccagcaccgccattcactgtgatcatggctgatcatccccaatcagtaccccgttcctgccttctacccatatcccctgactccgctacttttaagagccctatctagctctcgcttgaaagcatccagaaaacctgcctccactgccctctgaggcagagaattccccagactcaccattctctgtgagaaaaagcgtttgctcgtctccgttctaaatggcttactccttatttttaaactgtggcccctagttctggactcccccaacatcgggaacatgtttcctgcctctagcgtgtccaagcccttaacaatcttatatgtttcaatgagatcccctctcgtccttctaaactccagagtgtacaagcccagctgctccattctctcagcatatgacagtcctgccatcccgggaattaaccttgtaaacctacgctacactccttcaatagcaagaatgtccttcctcaaattaggggaccaaaactgcacacaatactccaggtggggtctcactagggctctgtacaactgcagaggacctctttgctcctatatttgattcctcttgttatcaaggccaatatgccattcgctttcttcactgcctgctgtacctgcatgcttactttcaaagactgatgtacaaggaccccagatcctgttgtacttccccttttcccaactagacgccatttagatagtaatctgacttcctgtttttgctaccaaagtggataacctcacatttatctgcaataaacttcacctgccatgcatctgcccactcccccaacctagccaagtcaccctacattctcatagcatcctcctcacagttcacactgccacccagctttgtgtcatctgcaaatttgctcatgttactttgaatcccttcatccaaatcattgatgtatattgtaaatagctgcggtcccagcaccgagtcttgcggtaccccactagtcactgcctgccattctgaaagggacccgttaatccctactctttgtttcctatctgccaaccacttctctatccatgtcagcactctacccccaataccatgtgccctaattttgcccactaatatcctatgtgggaccttatcaaatgctttctgaaagtccaggtacactacatccactggctctcccttgtccattttcctagttacatcttcaaaaaattccagaagattagtcaagcatgatttccccttcgtaaatccatgctgacttggaccgatcctgttactgctatccaaatgtgcggctatctcatcgtttataattggctccagcatcttccccatctgagtctatagaacattggaaaattatcaccaatgcatccacgatttctagagccacttcctgggatgcagaccatcagaccctggggatttatcagccttcagtcccatcagtctatccaacaccatttcctgcctaatgtggatttccttcagttcctctgtcaccccagatcctctggccactacaataacaggaagattgtttgtgtcctccttagtgaagacagatccaaagtacctgttcaactcatctgccatttccttgttccccataataaattcacctttttcgttcttcaagggtccaactttggtcttaactaatttcagATCAAAATCCATTTCCAGATTTTCCCACCAAAGCTTACGGATGGTATCAAAGTCACCTTAACAATTTTAACATCACAGACAAGGGATTGGTATTCTGCCAGTGTTGTACACTCACTCCAATTTGTTGGCTTGTCCCAGCCATGCAAAGAGATGCACGACTATCATGGTGAAGTATCTGCTCAACCCTGTGTTGGAGTTGAACCCCCTCAGAAACGTAGGGCCATAGGGTTCCACCACTAGTTGCACCACTATCACAGAGTTGGAACGCTGAGACTCAATGGGCATACCTTTGATAAATATAGGGACACACAGAGTTGTGGATGGTTTTGCCTGAGCACACGCCTCTCTACTTAAACTGGGAAATAACCAACAGAGGAAATATCGTTCTTGGAGGACCTCAAAATTCCCATGACATCACAAGCCTTGATAAGGAAGCAAAACAGaaagtattggaggaactcaattggtcaggcagcatctgtggagggtatggatcagcaatgttttgggtcggggtcattcttcagattggttttgcctgaccaactgagttactccagcactttgtgttgtactcaagattctagcaacTGCAGAAACTTGTATTTCATGATAAGGAAGGAaccaatcaaaaatatttatctcTGTATGGCTTTCTTTCAATACTTCAACATTCATCAAACGGCTTGACGGCCAATGGTACATCTGGTTTGCATCATTAGCACCCAACATATACATATCAAAGGTCCGACCATTGAGTCTCAGTGTTCCAGCTCTCTGACAGTGGTGTAAATATTGGAacatattagacaataggtgcaggagtaggccgttcagcccttcgagccattcaatgtgatcatgactgatcatccacaatcagtaccccgttcctgccttctccccatatcccctgactccgctatctttaagagctcgatctaactattGAATGGGATATGGAAGACGTGCCTTGTCATTGAAGAGAGAAGGCATCAAAGGCATGATGACTTGTGGATAAGAACAGTCAATGGGCTACGTGGCAAATTCCCGCCCTGAATTTGCATTGCATAGGGCAGTGAAGCAATATACAAAAACAGACCATTAACCCCGACACATGACTTTAAATTTCCCCTTTCCTGCTATCGCTTGCCCAGAGCCGAGGAACAATCGTGGCACAGGAGGACATTCAATTGATCGGATTTGTGCAAGATCCAAGTAAAACCATCTTGTTGGTCTATGGTCCTGTGTTTCCCCCCACAGTGCTGCAAAGTCTATTCTCTCAGCGTCCTGTCCTGTTGCTTCCAGATGGCACAGTTTAATCTGGTTTCCACCATCATACAGTTACTGAATGTCACTTCAGAAATACTCTTGGTGTAAGTTTCTTCCCTCAAGATTTAAACCCGCTTCCTGTCCTTCAACACTTGCAGTTGGGATCAGTTTCCCTCTATTTATACTATCTCAATCAGACATGTCCTTTCACAGGTGAAAATATATGAGCCAACTAATGATCCATTGTACCAGTGTCATTCAGCTGCCTAATGTGTACCGAGTCAaagattgatacagcatggaaacaggccctttcacctaatgcccacaccggccaacatgtcccaactagactagtcccacttgtccacatttagcccatatccctccaaacctgtcctatccatgaacctatctaactgtttcttaaactttgggatagttcctgcctcaactacctcttctggcagcttgttccatacccccaccaccttttgcatgaaaaagttacccctcagattcctactaaatcttttccacttcaccttaaacctatgtcctcttgtcctcgattcacttactctgggcaagggactctgtacatctacccaatctagtGATCACGAACCAAAGGCAGCAGCAAAATAAATCACAATATAACCCAGGATACAGAGCATGCAGGAATTGTCAGACAAGGATttcttgatgtgtaggaaggaactgcagatgctggtttaaaatgaaaatagacaaaaaaacacaggcgtaactcagcgggtcatgcagcatctctggaaaaaaggaataggtgactttccgagtcgagacccttcttcagacctatttctTGATGCTTGTTGCATGAGAAACAGATATTTGGGATGGAAAGCAGTATTCACGAAGAGATGGGGCAGCAGCCTGGCTCTGCAGTTGAAGCCTCACCGCAGATTCAGGAGGTGTGAGCTGCAGAAATCCAAGAGGACGTTCCAACTCAACATTCCAGTGCAGTGTCACGGAAGGGATCAGTTTTCAGCTGACGCATTAACAGGAGCTGTTTGTCCCTCAGGCATTGCCAGCACTCGGAGAACGCCAGAGTTCTCAAACCAGGAGGGTCATTCCTCAAATATCCAACACACCAACATCTGGTCATTAATCTCAGTGGTGTTTTTATTCATATTCATATTTTATGTTTACTATCAACATAGAAGGAGgcagtttggcccatcaagtctatgacaGAACTCAGGGCAATTCTGTAACCAACCTCCGACTCATTTCCTGGCAAATTCCTCAGTCTCATTGCAAATCGTGTCATCTGATTCTCCCACTAACGGTCAACATCAGGGGTGACTTACCGAGGCCCATTAACTTGCCATCTTTGAGATATTGCCATCTTTGAGATATTGCCATCTTTGAGAAACCCCACAGGGAAAACTGCACAGACGGAACTGGAGGTCAGGACTGATCCAAGTTTGCTgaagctgtgtggcagcagcattACTGTGTCAGCCTATAGGACAGCCGTTCCATTGAGCCAAAGTTTCCTTTAGTATATATAGTTTAACTGCTTTTTTTCTTGCTTTTGAAGAAATATTACAATTCGAAACATTAACTTTTCTttttaccacagatgctgtttgtgcTGCTGAGAATATTCAACATTTACTGTTTTGATCTgtcttctggcatctgcagtttttggctTTCTGATTGCTACACTTCAGATATATTTCCTAAGATATGAAGTGGTTTGTTGCATCCTTCGGTCTGTATACATCATGTTGAAGTCAGTATCTGCAAAAGTATGTGAAGGTGTGAGTTCATGGTGGGCAATGGACATTCTCTTTGCAGAGGTACTTACTCTGGTAAATGGTCAGGCCATTCCCTTTGCAAATGAAGTGAGGAGCCCTGAGCTGGGGTCTGGGTCTGGGAggtagtgggggagaggggcaggatgGGAGGCGATGATGgagagggaaatgtcaaaggaaggaaaatgggattgCTCATTGAGGAGTCATTTGGCTGGGATTGGTGGGTTATTGGGTCTGTACACAGAGGTAATCAAGAGGTCGGACCGATAGTCAATGAAGGTGCTGGTCATCAGGAAGTGAAGTGACGGATGGGAGGGTTCAGTAGTCTTGCAGATCGAGCAAGCAGTATGTGGTTGGTAGGAGTGATTGGTAGGTGGGagctgtttaggtttattattatcacgtgtaccttcttcttcttgcgtatggtttgcacagcctaaagttgtaggacaacttgttctatttgatcttatttgagtgtgcaggccaggttgattgcattcgttgaaacagggcggaccacgagaaggttgcaatctcccaccccatcacgtgtaccaagttacagtgaaaagcttcatttcgcatgctctccaaacagattagatatactgtataatacataagtacaatgatgtcaaactcaagcacaataggtaaAGGGGAGTGCAGACaatagttctcagcaatgtagcacATCAATACCATAGACAAAAACCAATGTCTACAATGGAGAGGTGAATcggacc from the Amblyraja radiata isolate CabotCenter1 chromosome 16, sAmbRad1.1.pri, whole genome shotgun sequence genome contains:
- the cavin1 gene encoding caveolae-associated protein 1 — its product is MADTMQAEAQELNLNLNLEQEHDQEREQESPEPPEPQKQDESSKSEPQFNGVLVLTLLDKVVGMVDQIQNSQQQLEQRHQEMENAVFSIQSELSKLTKSHTTSANSVNKMLEKIRKVSVNVKTIKHNMEKQATQIKKLESNEAVLLKRNNFKVMVYRDETPMPVKLSLGKSVKESLKAPEESEAGKELVTNEEKPEGDNISLSSDEEVELEVIEEETTAVRVKKTSMKRMEDFKKAFSKESMEKAKQKTRDNLQKTRLRTRESVEKTRVATRENLEKTRHTLEKKMNKIGNKIVTQERKEKMKDSRSRLRKSFSPNHQKTARCRTTVYRIPPFTFLVKKMRDGDVVVQEVEMMESQGEEHIVEDEDNTDLLIEEIHEESLEDDADFETEHLLQKRRIE